One window from the genome of Jeotgalibaca sp. MA1X17-3 encodes:
- the rlmH gene encoding 23S rRNA (pseudouridine(1915)-N(3))-methyltransferase RlmH, which translates to MNIKIITVGKLKEKYLKQGIAEYVKRLGSYCKLEIIEVNDEKAPENLSEKEMEQVKDKEGERILAKISETSYVFALAIHGKQYDSVEFSKAIEQLGIRGKSDLVFVIGGSIGLSDSVLKRANEQISFGKLTFPHQLMRLVLVEQVYRAFRISKGHAYHK; encoded by the coding sequence ATGAATATAAAAATTATTACCGTAGGGAAATTAAAAGAAAAGTACTTAAAACAAGGAATCGCAGAATATGTCAAACGGTTGGGTAGCTATTGTAAACTGGAAATCATTGAAGTCAATGATGAAAAAGCACCAGAAAACTTAAGTGAAAAAGAAATGGAACAAGTAAAAGACAAAGAAGGCGAACGAATCCTGGCAAAAATATCAGAAACGAGTTACGTATTTGCGTTAGCCATTCATGGAAAGCAATATGATTCCGTCGAGTTCTCAAAAGCCATCGAACAACTAGGAATCCGTGGGAAAAGTGATTTAGTTTTCGTAATCGGAGGATCTATAGGACTGAGTGACTCCGTCCTCAAACGAGCCAATGAACAAATATCCTTCGGAAAACTCACCTTTCCTCATCAATTGATGAGGTTGGTGCTGGTGGAGCAAGTGTATCGTGCCTTTCGGATTAGTAAGGGGCATGCGTATCATAAATGA
- a CDS encoding TrkA family potassium uptake protein, whose amino-acid sequence MRKTIGILGLGIFGSTIAKTLAENDFDVIVLDKSAENVNRLEHFTAKGVIGDMTDLELLEAIGLAECDAVVIASGTNLESSILALMNCKKLGIKKIIAKAKNKMFQEVLEQMGATSVILPEKLTGIRVAKNLMRTSIQDIVELDEYTSIIEFLPPKKWIGKRLDQLDLRNRYEINIIGMRKTKGARLNVGVSSDTIIEEQVVLVGIAESDLFERYDYLNELE is encoded by the coding sequence ATGAGAAAAACAATTGGAATTTTAGGGTTGGGAATCTTTGGATCAACGATTGCCAAAACTTTGGCAGAAAATGATTTTGATGTGATTGTTCTTGATAAAAGTGCGGAGAACGTGAATCGTTTAGAACATTTTACTGCTAAAGGGGTCATTGGTGATATGACCGATTTAGAGTTACTAGAAGCAATTGGCTTAGCAGAATGTGATGCGGTCGTCATCGCATCAGGTACCAATCTAGAGTCTAGCATTCTTGCATTAATGAACTGTAAAAAGCTAGGAATCAAAAAGATTATTGCAAAAGCAAAAAATAAGATGTTTCAAGAAGTATTGGAACAAATGGGTGCTACTTCAGTTATTCTTCCTGAAAAATTAACCGGAATTCGGGTAGCAAAAAACTTAATGCGTACTTCGATTCAAGATATTGTTGAATTAGATGAATATACTTCTATTATTGAGTTTCTTCCACCTAAAAAATGGATTGGTAAAAGACTCGATCAACTAGATTTACGCAATCGCTATGAGATTAATATTATTGGCATGAGAAAAACAAAAGGAGCACGTTTAAATGTAGGGGTTTCTAGTGATACCATCATTGAAGAACAAGTTGTATTAGTAGGAATTGCTGAGTCAGATTTATTTGAACGTTATGATTATCTCAATGAATTAGAATAA
- a CDS encoding recombinase family protein, which yields MYHKEHIKAVGYIRVSTQEQAVEGHSLGAQREVIKRYCQRKGYDLINCYSDEGISGKSMDKRFGIQDLLEDSKNEQFDVVVIWKLSRLSRKLIDTLSIIDTLSDNNIALESISEKTDFTSTSGILMTQVMASINEFERNVTAENVALGHKAKAHLGEWNGGRVLGYNSVQNERRGNTLVVNPQEAKIIQLIFDYYLNGKGYRAIANELNHQGFTTKRGNSFSTIAVKDILKNPLYKGEILYGKKAKNIKELQDDPIIVKGTHEAIIDPITWNKVNQLLQIRSRNPERNRTGANVLTGLIKCPACGGHMVVNNSYYTRKDGTRIKKKYYVCGAFKNKGTTACNSNSINADEAEQKVSERFKELINSDKLVEHLLLKMKMNSENGKEQLQKKKEILTDKIITASNHRLVYQEKIKSEPNLSDIWQEAINRLAAECDEFRDEIFNIDQRIKKDYSDYDIEQITTLMNALIRKSQSTTNKTELKNLYLAFIKQIQWNKETKKFDIQLHFDETNIAEYLGIKPNPDPDSRPTSIPDNLPNANLKNLPNGRFFLRGALDIWV from the coding sequence ATGTATCATAAAGAACACATAAAAGCTGTAGGATATATACGTGTATCCACTCAAGAACAGGCCGTTGAGGGTCACTCTCTAGGTGCCCAAAGAGAGGTTATAAAAAGATACTGCCAAAGAAAAGGCTATGACTTAATAAACTGCTATAGCGATGAAGGGATTAGCGGTAAAAGTATGGATAAACGATTCGGGATTCAAGACTTACTTGAAGACAGTAAGAATGAGCAATTTGACGTCGTTGTTATCTGGAAACTTAGCAGATTGAGCCGTAAACTCATTGATACGCTCAGCATTATTGATACACTTAGTGATAACAACATTGCTTTGGAGTCAATTTCAGAAAAAACTGATTTTACTTCAACCTCAGGAATACTTATGACTCAAGTAATGGCATCTATCAACGAATTTGAAAGAAATGTTACTGCAGAAAATGTTGCTTTAGGGCATAAAGCTAAAGCTCATCTTGGTGAGTGGAATGGCGGGCGTGTACTTGGTTACAATAGTGTCCAGAATGAAAGACGTGGAAACACTTTAGTAGTTAATCCACAAGAAGCTAAAATAATCCAACTTATCTTCGACTACTATTTAAATGGGAAAGGGTATCGTGCAATTGCAAATGAATTAAACCATCAAGGATTTACAACCAAACGTGGTAACTCTTTCAGTACAATAGCGGTAAAAGATATTCTAAAAAACCCTCTTTATAAAGGTGAGATTTTATATGGAAAAAAAGCCAAGAACATAAAGGAGTTACAAGATGATCCGATAATCGTAAAAGGAACTCATGAGGCAATTATAGACCCGATTACTTGGAATAAAGTCAATCAATTACTTCAGATTCGTTCCCGAAACCCCGAACGAAATAGGACAGGAGCCAATGTTTTAACAGGTCTAATCAAGTGCCCTGCCTGTGGTGGTCATATGGTTGTCAATAATAGTTACTATACGCGAAAAGATGGGACACGTATCAAGAAGAAATACTATGTCTGCGGTGCCTTTAAAAATAAAGGGACTACTGCATGTAATAGTAACAGTATCAATGCCGACGAAGCGGAACAGAAGGTCTCTGAACGTTTTAAAGAACTTATCAACTCAGACAAGCTTGTAGAACACTTGCTTCTTAAAATGAAAATGAATAGTGAGAATGGGAAAGAACAATTACAGAAGAAAAAGGAAATACTCACTGATAAAATCATCACTGCCAGCAACCATAGATTGGTTTATCAAGAAAAAATTAAAAGCGAACCCAACCTTAGTGACATCTGGCAAGAGGCCATCAACCGGCTAGCAGCTGAATGTGATGAGTTCAGAGACGAGATTTTTAATATTGACCAACGGATTAAAAAAGACTATTCCGACTACGATATCGAACAAATCACTACTCTGATGAATGCCTTGATTCGGAAGAGTCAAAGTACTACTAATAAAACTGAACTAAAAAACTTATACCTAGCTTTCATTAAACAAATACAGTGGAACAAAGAAACAAAAAAATTTGATATCCAACTACATTTTGATGAAACTAATATTGCTGAGTACTTAGGTATCAAACCAAATCCTGACCCTGATAGCCGACCAACAAGCATACCGGATAACTTGCCCAACGCAAACCTAAAGAACCTTCCAAATGGAAGGTTCTTTTTACGTGGTGCGCTTGATATTTGGGTTTAA
- a CDS encoding TrkH family potassium uptake protein has translation MLTKFHNWNNSKKIAASFIVVIFIGSLLLSLPISQLATSEAGYFQHLFHAVSMVCVTGLVITPMYETYSIFGQTISMVLMQIGGLGLMTLVASALITFGKRMRLRERLAVQAGLNMEDATDLKSFFLTIIKYTFIIQMTGFFLLSLRFVPAFGWGKGLFTSLFLAISGFNNAGFDNLGASSLIPYVHDPLVNLVIISLIILGGIGFSVWFDVARNTKLALNHPVKKFSPIFFRRLSLHSRLALIMTGLLIGTGTIFFFMAEYTNPDSIGSFTFSQKWLASFFQTVTMRTAGFATIDFTTVTSFSLFWFILTMFIGGSPGGTAGGLKTTTFAMVVLLFYNEIRGQKNVNLLHHTISSQLIRHAVVIFTAFLLAFLFGVGILSILNPEVDFIYLLFEGISALATVGVSANLTPTLETPSHIVLMFMMFAGRIGPITLMDSLIRKNERVKDVQYSKGNILIG, from the coding sequence GTGTTAACCAAATTCCATAACTGGAATAATAGTAAAAAAATTGCCGCGAGCTTCATTGTGGTTATCTTCATTGGATCCCTTCTTCTATCTTTACCGATCAGTCAGCTAGCAACTTCTGAAGCGGGATATTTTCAACATCTTTTCCATGCCGTTTCCATGGTTTGTGTGACCGGACTCGTTATTACTCCTATGTATGAAACCTATTCTATTTTTGGTCAAACCATTAGTATGGTTCTGATGCAAATTGGTGGATTGGGATTGATGACGCTCGTTGCGAGTGCTCTGATTACTTTTGGAAAAAGAATGCGACTTCGAGAACGTTTAGCAGTTCAAGCTGGACTGAATATGGAGGATGCCACCGATTTAAAATCATTTTTTCTTACGATTATTAAATATACATTTATTATTCAAATGACCGGATTCTTTCTATTATCCCTTCGTTTTGTTCCTGCATTCGGCTGGGGAAAAGGCTTGTTTACTTCACTTTTCTTAGCAATATCAGGATTTAATAATGCTGGTTTCGATAACCTAGGGGCTAGTTCCTTAATTCCTTATGTACATGATCCCTTGGTAAATCTTGTCATTATAAGTCTGATTATTCTAGGTGGGATTGGTTTTTCCGTCTGGTTTGATGTCGCTCGAAATACAAAATTAGCTTTGAATCATCCCGTTAAGAAATTTTCACCTATCTTTTTTCGTCGTCTTTCTTTACATAGTCGACTTGCGCTTATCATGACTGGTTTATTAATAGGAACGGGAACGATTTTCTTTTTTATGGCGGAATATACCAATCCCGATTCAATTGGTTCCTTTACCTTTTCACAAAAATGGTTAGCTAGTTTTTTTCAAACCGTTACGATGCGGACCGCTGGCTTTGCTACGATAGACTTCACAACCGTTACTTCTTTTTCTCTCTTTTGGTTTATTTTAACCATGTTTATTGGTGGATCTCCTGGAGGAACAGCCGGTGGATTAAAGACAACTACTTTTGCGATGGTTGTTTTACTTTTCTATAATGAAATACGTGGTCAGAAAAATGTTAATCTGCTGCACCATACGATTTCTAGTCAACTAATCCGTCATGCTGTTGTAATTTTCACCGCTTTTCTACTGGCCTTTCTATTTGGAGTAGGAATCCTTTCTATTTTGAATCCTGAAGTAGATTTCATTTATCTGTTATTTGAAGGAATATCGGCTCTCGCAACTGTAGGAGTTAGCGCAAACTTAACTCCCACCTTGGAAACACCGAGTCATATCGTGTTGATGTTCATGATGTTTGCTGGAAGAATTGGTCCAATCACTTTAATGGATAGTTTGATTCGTAAGAATGAACGCGTAAAAGATGTTCAGTACTCAAAAGGAAATATTTTGATTGGATAA
- a CDS encoding recombinase family protein, with the protein MTNKAVIYARQSTSMQQSIPAQVTALNDFAYEKQMQVEVVFKDIMSGKNTNREGFNAMKKYLKENNIAYLLVWRYDRLARNLKDLHAFLAFCLDMHVKVISISEQYVDHKSGKAKDILLLQLVGSIAEYQRTAIQENQQIAYQHMHAQGKIVSANVPYGYRLVEGELVLEPTETSIVKQIFSQYSQGLGYKRIAENLNQSALLNRNGKLWQTARIKAILDNTFYIGKITSKYGNSNVHNLPIISNELFDKVHQIKISKSPVKQRVTRRYVLQGKILCPHCHLVCTPTHTLNNNKDYYYYSCPLYAANGKRHCPGCHLDALKIEQAVCNILTSFLQSDVIRKQLNTQITQTNSEILKKNNKKKTTLKQRQKKLLLDFENKKIDSVQLSQKLAALNTREQTLELAPLIPKEIGKLVNLNITVDPNPTITQYMLYQGILDSINVSSEKLVTAVRLKGLDQNIMEGKTNVS; encoded by the coding sequence TTGACTAATAAAGCCGTCATCTATGCTCGCCAATCAACCAGTATGCAACAGTCTATTCCAGCGCAGGTAACTGCGCTGAATGACTTTGCTTACGAAAAACAGATGCAAGTTGAAGTTGTCTTTAAAGATATTATGAGTGGTAAGAATACCAATCGAGAAGGATTCAATGCCATGAAGAAGTACCTGAAAGAAAATAATATTGCGTATCTACTCGTATGGCGATATGACCGTCTGGCTCGTAACTTAAAAGACTTACATGCGTTTCTCGCATTTTGCTTGGATATGCATGTCAAAGTTATCAGTATCTCTGAGCAGTATGTTGATCATAAAAGCGGTAAGGCGAAAGATATACTCTTACTCCAATTAGTAGGCTCAATCGCCGAATATCAAAGGACAGCTATTCAAGAAAATCAGCAGATTGCTTATCAGCATATGCACGCACAAGGAAAAATCGTGAGCGCAAATGTTCCATACGGTTATCGCTTAGTGGAAGGCGAGTTAGTTCTTGAACCCACGGAAACAAGTATTGTAAAGCAGATATTTTCTCAATATTCTCAAGGTCTTGGTTACAAGAGGATTGCCGAAAATCTAAATCAATCTGCCCTCCTAAATCGGAATGGAAAGTTATGGCAGACCGCTCGTATTAAAGCGATCCTGGATAATACTTTCTACATAGGAAAAATAACGAGTAAGTATGGAAATAGTAATGTCCATAATTTACCGATTATAAGTAACGAACTGTTCGATAAAGTGCACCAAATTAAAATAAGCAAATCACCTGTCAAACAGAGGGTAACTCGTCGCTATGTCTTGCAAGGAAAGATACTTTGTCCACATTGCCACTTGGTATGTACGCCTACACATACGTTAAATAATAACAAAGATTACTATTACTATAGCTGCCCGTTATATGCAGCCAATGGCAAACGTCACTGTCCAGGTTGTCACCTTGATGCATTGAAAATTGAACAAGCTGTTTGTAACATCTTAACAAGCTTTTTACAATCAGATGTAATCCGTAAACAACTCAATACTCAAATTACTCAAACGAACAGTGAAATATTAAAAAAGAACAATAAGAAAAAAACCACCCTGAAACAAAGACAAAAAAAACTATTACTGGACTTCGAGAATAAAAAAATTGATAGTGTCCAATTAAGCCAGAAACTAGCTGCTTTAAATACCAGAGAACAGACGTTAGAATTAGCACCACTAATTCCTAAGGAAATTGGAAAACTTGTCAACCTGAATATAACAGTTGATCCAAACCCAACCATCACTCAATACATGCTTTACCAAGGGATTTTGGATTCCATTAACGTTAGTTCAGAGAAACTTGTTACTGCTGTCCGCTTAAAAGGACTTGACCAAAATATAATGGAGGGAAAAACAAATGTATCATAA